A single region of the Podospora pseudopauciseta strain CBS 411.78 chromosome 1, whole genome shotgun sequence genome encodes:
- the RSR1 gene encoding Ras-related protein rsr1 (COG:S; EggNog:ENOG503P0TN) codes for MPSRFTYQPVREYHVVVLGAGGVGKSCLTAQFVHNEWIESYDPTIEDSYRTQVTVDGRQVVLEILDTAGTDQFVAMRDLFLKSGQGFLLVFSIASRSSFDELATLREEILRIKDDDTVPIVMVGNKADLEDQRAVDRARAFGVSRSWNAPYYESSARTRTNVDEVFIDLCRQLCRREDKLEEQARDELGQKMSDEAAKKRRRRRRRKEKCVIL; via the exons ATGCCGTCGAGGTTTACCTATCAGCCCGT TCGGGAATACCATGTGGTAGTTTTAGGCGCAG GTGGTGTCGGGAAGAGTTGCTTGACTG CCCAATTTGTCCACAATGAATGGATTGAGAGCTATGATCCGACAATCGAGGATTCATACAGGACGCAGGTGACTGTTGAT GGACGGCAAGTAGTACTCGAGAT ccTCGACACTGCAGGAACAGACCAATTCGTCGCTATGCGCGACCTGTTTCTCAAATCGGGGCAAGGGTTTCTTCTAGTCTTTAGCATCGCCTCCCGCAGCTCGTTTGATGAGCTCGCGACCTTGAGAGAAGAGATTCTCCGCATCAAAGACGACGACACGGTCCCGATTGTGATGGTGGGCAACAAGGCCGATTTGGAAGATCAGAGGGCGGTGGACAGGGCGAGGGCGTTTGGGGTTTCGAGGAGTTGGAACGCGCCGTATTATGAGAGCAGTGCCAGGACGAGGA CGAATGTGGACGAGGTGTTTATCGATCTTTGTCGGCAGCTGTGCAGGAGGGAAgacaagctggaggagcaggcgaGGGATGAATTGGGGCAGAAGATGAGTGATgaggcggcgaagaagaggaggaggaggaggaggaggaaggagaagtgTGTAATTCTTTGA
- a CDS encoding hypothetical protein (COG:I; EggNog:ENOG503NU1A) — MFCIRVSLCRSLFLVSRWEILPGRRLMHGVGLQFGREEPSKKKGKGNFIRRMTTLRRGAPSQGRSAMLQAALMSAGMGGNIRPHFTCHDSIRRHILYVYNIARGSEKTLRREKFEAFLKGTQGALWVEPLTQESYSFQDFFWVWSQNESAWSAVRRHEELDASKPISNYFISSSHNTYLDGNQLSSNSTADAYREVLSNGCRCIEIDVWNNPNSRSTSRTPSKSPQMEHRRQFSSNSIPRIAAERLDALMSRHSRSPSAPQSAFSSLESKHSRSPSAAQTTFSTLETRESSTTLDPRDLVGSRSRASSRSKEDKFNGEPVVHHHGTMTSMISFREVCIAVRETAFQRNPLPIIVSLEVGADKEHQEMMVQIMKEEWDGYLLDKPFDHIDHITQQPRLNELYNKILIKVKRISDKQVEDEIERGRKLGISSIRAKPPITKPLADLAIYTHSEHFDDHQSLHSRTPSHIFSLSEDCFHALAHDATKIRTLLSHNRDFFMRIYPKGLRVDSSNPDPSFHWRRGVQMVAMNWQRTDEGMMINDAMFANTHGWVLKPPGLLSDENVDVEDIPRRTLDLRITVLAGQAIPLPRDRRQLGGVGVMGDRRFRPMVKVELHVEKQKGGNQDLVKETVVAETDNPDWGYDSKSLDFFEVKDVIEGLSFVRFKVEDSSSIRDNLMAWACIRLDRLQTGYRCIDLLSKTRRKTEHAKLLVKVEKVFRAETPA; from the exons ATGTTTTGCATAAGGGTAAGTCTGTGCCGTTCTTTGTTCTTGGTAAGCCGTTGGGAAATACTACCAGGCAGGAGGCTAATGCATGGCGTGGGATTGCAGTTCGGGCGAGAAGAGCCGTCCAAGAAAAAGGGCAAGGGGAACTTTATTCGCAGAATGACAACCCTTCGACGCGGAGCTCCCAGTCAGGGGAGATCGGCCATGCTCCAAGCTGCCCTTATGTCGGCTGGGATGGGTGGAAATATACGGCCACATTTTACCTGCCATGACTCCATCAGAAGACACATCCTCTACGTCTACAACATCGCACGAGGGTCCGAAAAGACACTAAGAAGAGAAAAGTTCGAGGCCTTTCTCAAGGGAACACAGGGCGCCTTATGGGTGGAGCCGTTGACCCAAGAGTCGTACTCTTTCCAAGACTTCTTTTGGGTATGGAGTCAAAATGAGTCGGCGTGGTCTGCCGTGAGGAGGCATGAGGAATTAGACGCCTCAAAACCGATCAGCAACTACTTCATTAGCAGCAGCCATAACACATATCTGGATGGTAATCAGCTCTCGTCCAACAGCACGGCTGATGCCTATCGCGAGGTTCTCAGCAACGGTTGCCGTTGCATAGAGATTGACGTCTGGAACAATCCCAACTCCCGTAGTACCTCCCGAACACCCTCCAAATCGCCACAAATGGAACACCGGCGTCAGTTTTCATCCAACTCAATACCGCGAATTGCGGCTGAAAGGCTCGATGCCCTCATGAGCAGACACAGCCGTAGCCCTAGCGCCCCCCAAAGCGCCTTCTCATCGCTCGAATCCAAGCACAGCCGGAGTCCAAGCGCCGCCCAAACCACCTTTTCGACTCTAGAAACGCGAGAAAGCTCTACCACCCTCGATCCGCGAGACCTCGTCGGAAGCCGATCCCGGGCCTCCTCTCGCTCCAAGGAGGACAAATTCAACGGTGAGCCCGtcgtccaccaccacggcacCATGACCTCCATGATCAGCTTCCGCGAAGTCTGCATCGCCGTCCGCGAAACCGCGTTCCAAAGGAACCCCCTGCCCATCATTGTCTCCCTCGAAGTTGGCGCCGACAAGGAACACCAAGAGATGATGGTCCAAATTATGAAAGAGGAGTGGGACGGCtacctcctcgacaagccATTCGATCACATCGACCACATTACACAACAGCCAAGGCTCAATGAACTCTACAACAAAATCCTCATCAAAGTCAAGCGCATATCTGACAAGCAAGTCGAAGACGAGATTGAGCGCGGGAGGAAGCTCGGAATCAGCTCCATCAGAGCCAAACCGCCCATTACCAAGCCCCTGGCCGACCTGGCGATCTACACCCACAGCGAGCACTTTGACGACCACCAGTCCCTCCACTCCCGCACCCCATCCCATATTTTCAGCCTCAGCGAAGACTGCTTCCACGCCTTGGCTCACGACGCTACCAAAATCCGAACCCTCCTCTCACACAACCGCGACTTCTTCATGAGGATATACCCCAAGGGTCTCCGCGTggacagcagcaaccccgACCCCTCTTTCCactggagaaggggggtcCAAATGGTAGCCATGAACTGGCAGCGCACTGACGAAGGGATGATGATCAACGACGCCATGTTTGCGAACACTCACGGCTGGGTGTTGAAGCCCCCAGGACTGTTGAGTGACGAAAACGTTGACGTGGAGGACATCCCCAGGCGAACATTGGATTTGCGAATTACCGTCCTGGCAGGGCAGGCAATTCCCTTACCGCGGGACAGGAGGCAGTTaggcggggtgggggtgatgggggataGGAGATTCAGGCCGATGGTGAAGGTTGAGCTGCATGTGGAGAAgcaaaagggggggaatCAGGATTTGGTCaaggagacggtggtggcggagaCGGATAATCCTGATTGGGGGTATGACAGCAAGTCGTTGGACTTTTTTGAGGTGAAGGATGTGATTGAGGGGTTGAGTTTTGTGAG ATTCAAAGTAGAAGACAGCTCCTCCATCCGCGACAACCTCATGGCTTGGGCCTGCATCCGCCTTGACAGGCTGCAGACCGGGTACCGGTGTATTGACCTACTGTCCAAGACTCGTCGAAAGACGGAGCACGCGAAGTTGTTGGTCAAGGTTGAGAAGGTTTTTCGGGCTGAGACGCCTGCGtaa
- a CDS encoding hypothetical protein (EggNog:ENOG503P8J7), with translation MGNAQSTETARRYSQKLSKPKTNNHATAGLLSPSGSSNNPKRYSNRPLPDPPLSSPSPVSTPTSSVFDQADTAQTRNGRSASFTSVPALQQESKRRSLFRVRSTQVVPDADHRDSIGSGSRMVDLMNRANSLTYESAVAYYGPPEPEEWSSEPRTRTSWNYNLTSYEAKRLLNLVEEPGLEHATTMSENRMTVVTETTWKSSNPTNPPSTSVTRANSEVSLYMPVRRRSIIQTPGVATRANSMRSVPGQPRFNPRYSHPPTPSLSRQPSFDSYRDGIVSMPPRLDDIGSIPRAVTPREEDYQSIGGYKLGSLRITNGPASPSSPEVERKGGSRFKLGGDDDYFANTTASDQSSTTNPTTAALPPTQQQPDAAGLSHTTTTVVSQQTSVVSDGVSVTSTRQYLKEVNISPLSVRLSPPTSPRLQTTSKHTAQEDSLFEDDVLSEIAAAEILDVRLDPSAKPSQVTPTKALSRSDSGFISTTSPSPESPHKPLTKADSGYSSNVSLRSFKAKDQPSKKESMRSLEGRSEANRRSSSVRSDEREQIVPAYVIAPPREAPPPPVPPKDARRESPGPSPNPRSARQSSRSTSNLAPESSLNRAGNSREPLSLTPIKNLRSRDRGPASPESVPTPVSAKSSKSDNSTLSIGTKPQKPNRLQRLLSSARRSAAGPLEAHATHAVGQNAIPSIPREVESKLQEHNGRFPITTKRLALRPRASLDTLKTIFSVGSMEASLDALHTAQKPPATAESGAEHSAKESSWRQTMHSVPTHIAHVASQVMPKKPIVRKPVVARQSLENRRSMDGRPRLVSEFANSSPRHSHEATLDALVGGRAVIYSPPDEDQEDTRYAIAHTELLASLPSPLLPSPLAKAMSMSSKTNTPPPVSMATRRQMSLRVPPPLRSQSSNSSLHRTASRESIQSYPAAQSLSRKPSRESIRSYPSYQQGMIPDAALPSAAPTMDPRRLSAFRQSSNRPPAWEVQSEYGGLSRQPSYTSMNGGSRRGSLSSVQEHEEDVIKRPSSAQPWQMRSSQQQQPLRHRASHDEWNQFARRPQAGHPPSMSNGYTATAKSVYEPRYAQQQHTPASTWSRSQLDASAGQWYQDASYPQVPRGHYRKRSMSLQNSYGPKPPYRVLHSYNSPAYRNAPIWG, from the exons ATGGGAAACGCCCAGTCCACTGAGACAGCCCGGAGGTATTCCCAGAAGCTGTCCAAGCCGAAAACCAACAATCATGCCACAGCCGGTCTGCTGAGCCCCAGCGGCTCCTCAAATAACCCCAAGAGATACTCCAACCGCCCACTGCCAGATCCTCCATtgtcttctccctcgccagtCTCTACCCCAACCTCATCGGTTTTTGACCAGGCCGACACTGCCCAGACACGCAACGGCCGCAGTGCCTCGTTCACATCAGTCCCAGCTCTGCAACAGGAATCCAAACGAAGAAGCCTGTTCCGCGTGAGGTCAACCCAAGTTGTGCCTGACGCTGACCATCGGGATAGCATTGGGTCGGGATCGAGGATGGTGGATCTGATGAACAGGGCCAACTCGTTGACGTATGAGTCGGCAGTCGCATACTATGGGCCGCCCGAGCCTGAGGA GTGGTCATCCGAACCTAGAACCCGGACATCTTGGAACTATAACTTGACGTCATATGAGGCTAAGCGTTTGTTGAATCTCGTCGAAGAACCAGGGCTTGAACATGCGACGACCATGTCAGAGAATCGGATGACGGTTGTCACCGAGACGACGTGGAAGAGCTCCAATCCGACGAACCCTCCGAGCACCTCGGTCACCCGTGCCAACTCGGAAGTCTCGCTCTACATGCCTGTTCGACGAAGATCCATCATCCAAACGCCAGGCGTTGCTACCCGAGCAAATTCGATGCGCAGCGTTCCCGGACAACCGAGATTCAATCCACGATATAGTCACCCTCCTACCCCAAGTCTGTCCAGGCAACCGTCTTTCGACTCGTACCGAGATGGAATTGTTTCTATGCCGCCTCGGCTTGATGATATCGGGTCGATTCCCAGAGCGGTAACGCCGCGCGAGGAAGATTACCAGTCAATTGGTGGTTATAAGTTGGGTTCTTTGCGTATCACGAACGGGCCCGCCAGCCCTTCGAGTCCGGAGGTGGAGAGAAAAGGTGGAAGTCGGTTCAAGTtggggggagatgatgacTACTTTGCCAACACGACAGCTTCGGACCAGAGCAGCACGACAAACCCCACTACCGCTGCACTACCACCgacacaacaacagccagaTGCTGCGGGACTCAGTCACACGACCACGACCGTTGTAAGCCAGCAGACAAGCGTTGTCTCTGACGGCGTCTCTGTCACGAGCACTCGACAATACTTGAAGGAAGTCAACATCAGCCCGCTCTCTGTCCGTTTATCTCCTCCGACAAGCCCGCGACTGCAGACCACATCCAAGCATACCGCCCAGGAGGATTCACTGTTCGAGGATGATGTTCTGTCGGAGATTGCAGCTGCCGAGATTCTGGACGTTCGTCTGGATCCCAGTGCAAAGCCATCTCAAGTCACTCCGACCAAGGCTCTGTCCAGAAGCGACAGCGGATTCATCTCGACGACGAGCCCCTCCCCCGAATCCCCGCACAAGCCATTGACAAAAGCCGATTCCGGCTATAGCTCCAATGTTTCTCTCCGCTCCTTCAAGGCGAAGGATCAACCTTCTAAGAAGGAGAGCATGCGCTCGCTTGAGGGCCGGTCGGAAGCAAACCGCCGGAGCAGCTCAGTCAGATCCGATGAGCGGGAGCAGATTGTGCCCGCCTATGTCATAGCACCACCGAGAGAagcaccgcctcctccagtaCCTCCGAAAGATGCTCGCCGCGAGAGCCCGGGTCCGTCGCCCAACCCAAGGTCTGCCAGACAATCGAGCCGCTCCACCAGCAACCTAGCTCCGGAGAGTAGCCTCAACAGAGCGGGAAACTCTAGGGAGCCGCTTTCTCTGACTCCAATCAAGAACCTCCGATCTCGTGATCGCGGACCAGCGTCTCCCGAATCTGTCCCCACTCCTGTCAGTGCCAAATCGTCAAAGTCTGACAACTCTACCTTGAGCATTGGGACCAAGCCTCAGAAACCCAACAGACTCCAGAGACTCCTAAGCAGTGCTCGTCGCTCTGCAGCTGGCCCACTGGAAGCCCATGCGACACATGCTGTTGGGCAGAACGCCATTCCGTCGATACCGAGAGAGGTGGAAAGCAAGCTTCAGGAGCACAATGGCAGGTTTCCCATAACAACCAAGAGGCTGGCACTGAGGCCTCGAGCCAGTTTGGATACTCTGAAGACCATTTTCAGTGTTGGAAGCATGGAGGCTAGTCTCGATGCCCTTCACACGGCTCAGAAGCCCCCTGCTACTGCTGAATCAGGAGCAGAGCACAGCGCAAAGGAGAGTTCGTGGAGGCAAACCATGCACTCTGTGCCCACGCACATTGCCCACGTCGCCTCGCAAGTTATGCCGAAGAAGCCCATCGTGCGGAAGCCTGTAGTAGCTCGGCAGAGTCTTGAGAACCGAAGGAGCATGGATGGCAGGCCACGGCTTGTTTCTGAATTTGCCAACAGCTCGCCTAGGCACTCTCACGAAGCGACACTTGATGCTCTGGTGGGTGGTCGTGCAGTCATCTACTCGCCCCCAGACGAGGACCAGGAGGATACGAGGTATGCCATCGCGCACACCGAACTGCTTGCTTCGCTTCCATCACCCTTGCTTCCTAGCCCACTCGCCAAGGCGATGTCCATGAGCAGCAAGACCAACACACCACCTCCGGTTAGTATGGCGACGAGGCGCCAGATGTCCCTCCGCGTGCCACCGCCCTTACGATCACAGTCTTCCAACTCGAGTCTTCACCGCACGGCCAGCCGCGAGAGCATTCAGAGCTATCCTGCTGCTCAATCCCTCTCGAGGAAGCCCAGCAGGGAGAGTATTCGCAGCTACCCATCATACCAGCAAGGAATGATTCCGGACGCGGCTCTGCCCTCTGCTGCACCCACAATGGATCCCCGCCGCCTTTCAGCATTCCGTCAGTCGAGCAACAGGCCCCCCGCCTGGGAAGTTCAGTCCGAGTACGGCGGACTTTCCCGCCAGCCTTCATACACATCGATGAATGGTGGCAGCAGGCGGGGCTCACTCAGCTCAGTCCAGGAGCACGAAGAGGATGTCATCAAGCGCCCTAGCAGCGCTCAGCCATGGCAGATGCGGTCaagtcagcagcagcagcccttGAGGCACCGGGCCAGTCACGATGAGTGGAACCAGTTCGCAAGACGGCCACAAGCTGGACATCCTCCCTCCATGTCCAACGGCTACACAGCAACCGCCAAGTCAGTGTATGAACCGCGGTATgcgcaacagcaacacaccCCGGCCAGCACTTGGAGCCGGAGTCAGCTTGATGCCTCGGCTGGGCAGTGGTACCAAGATGCATCTTACCCCCAGGTGCCACGAGGACATTATCGCAAGCGCAGTATGAGCTTGCAAAACTCGTATGGACCAAAACCTCCCTACCGAGTGTTGCATAGCTACAACTCGCCCGCCTATCGCAACGCCCCTATTTGGGGATGA
- a CDS encoding hypothetical protein (EggNog:ENOG503P2TV) yields MLMKSLSLAAAAGLLAAPAANAFLIPPEISESDLKIAQEVEFAEPKIAEVQPIDLECPGCPLNIKGRFGQDIQVKTGRPNHLELLFAIEHRPEGGDRLLVNDFELYPFADPFSSNLMAPQVLDDGAEVEKRRDHHGGEEDGHRRGKHHRRPKPQAQRLGFGLHVSPVQKDADGSFELIEVELQVIEVGYTFVENIPKVRVNLVKDQEGKLLMTTVEKTAPQTIVEVSDQDKPAECTTRICQLMAAAHEKMEQLRKMRLPGCHGGNKEGMGMRPAFHHGGEHHHGGHHGHSEPRPGRMGMREHSWGKLFKNITSHILLPVLIGLVAGVAVSLIGMAVGTVIVGLWRFFRKPTHTSRRHSRRHSLHKASHKEAVVAEEKSGLLAEEEQDAPPAYQDAETNTAAKPAGEV; encoded by the coding sequence ATGCTCATGAAGTCACTCTCACTTGCAGCGGCTGCCGGCCTTTTGGCCGCCCCGGCTGCTAACGCATTTCTCATCCCTCCCGAGATCAGCGAATCCGACCTCAAGATCGCCCAGGAAGTCGAGTTCGCCGAGCCCAAAATCGCAGAGGTCCAGCCCATCGATCTTGAATGTCCTGGATGCCCGCTCAACATCAAGGGGCGATTTGGACAAGACATCCAGGTCAAGACTGGACGACCAAACCACCTCGAGCTTCTGTTTGCCATCGAGCACCGGCCTGAAGGTGGCGATCGTTTGTTGGTGAACGACTTTGAATTGTACCCCTTTGCCGACCCATTCTCTAGCAATTTGATGGCGCCCCAGGTGTTGGATGACGGTGCAGAGGTGGAAAAAAGACGTGATCACcatggtggagaagaagatgggcaTCGCAGGGGCAAGCACCATCGACGACCGAAACCGCAGGCTCAGCGACTTGGCTTTGGGCTTCATGTCTCCCCGGTTCAGAAGGATGCTGATGGCAGTTTTGAGCTTATTGAGGTTGAACTGCAGGTTATTGAAGTCGGGTACACGTTTGTCGAGAACATTCCCAAGGTCAGGGTCAATCTTGTGAAGGATCAGGAGGGTAAACTCCTCATGACCACCGTCGAGAAGACCGCCCCCCAGACTATTGTCGAGGTTTCCGATCAGGACAAGCCCGCCGAGTGCACCACCCGGATCTGCCAGCTCATGGCTGCCGCGCACGAGAAGATGGAGCAGCTCCGCAAGATGAGACTTCCTGGTTGCCATGGTGGTAACAAGGAGGGCATGGGCATGAGACCTGCCTTCCACCACGGAGGCGAGCACCATCACGGcggccaccacggccacaGCGAGCCTCGCCCTGGTCGCATGGGTATGCGCGAGCACAGCTGGGGCAAGCTGTTCAAGAACATCACCTCGCACATCTTGCTTCCGGTCCTCATCGGTCTCGTCGCTGGTGTCGCCGTTAGCTTGATCGGTATGGCGGTTGGCACCGTTATTGTTGGCTTGTGGCGCTTCTTCCGCAAGCCTACCCACACTTCCCGTAGACACTCCAGACGTCACTCTCTCCACAAGGCTTCCCACAAGGAGGCCGTTGTTGCCGAGGAGAAGTCTGGGCTtttggctgaggaggagcaggatgCCCCTCCTGCTTACCAGGATGCGGAgaccaacaccgccgccaagCCCGCCGGGGAGGTTTAG
- a CDS encoding hypothetical protein (EggNog:ENOG503NX0W): MSTKDGRGMDRSPPAGSIARARERAAAGLPGQERSPPRSRRGPADEEPQISRPSRPQAPPGLQTKDGNIGVAISRPTQVPQWPLAGGPIIAPSSASGEPYRPPPGKSQPPQRPPRPSRVPSILDGSKVQDPTPVFQYRPRPGREPSGQELLPVPETPFSVSRASTQSSIVSIPDFPIPAQIPPGPPRRSVNLGPPPSARRGVSSFYSNVSYVSPIPEESPRSRSHTSFASSAAIPDGWDTPSPGPSPQYPEAFYDDTILEEAGPFSDEEESRLVRNASVGKRAKPTLVGTVVAPGPQQEDQNRRPEPRPLQGGPFDEGTGYVDYSSSSSTIPASARLPIGAAVTRDSVINALSSASADDPSTTPAQREEKTPSPQETLEPRQYSRLSAIRRPPRLDMDAVRKAEARGSLTSLPELIRRATKLAASLEKGKRPASRFDDLDYSGSEGYGVRNEKHQSGLSDMLAAFPPPAQPGASSSRRSIRNSIRDHVQSWPLPMNTRSNNTSREANGPDSDPDNPDKKQNRRCCGLPLWGFIVVMVVILVIMAAAIIIPIEFFVIRRQNNGNDAQASIQQCQEQLTCANGGTNVVNDGICSCICTGGFTGFDCTTAPSPGCTTFTLSSPENMSNVTVGDAIPRLIQQAQSNFSIPLDGEQVIAKLNSANMSCTATNALVTFDGSAVRQSSAAALAQVNDVNVNAVVIDGVFWTTITILAGQFTTITIDAQNPLGTPTGTVRQGGSTVLSTGTGTSIRPTLTVTPTVTRTVTTTIPLSSGQTTVPTPTPTPGFKVTEDVLDFARVVVLFVLQEESLRGAEGVQIALQNLFSRTSPVVSVEEARNVTVGGGWSVDLVDWRVDLGKGVVGGTHEDG, encoded by the exons ATGAGTACTAAAGATGGGAGAGGTATGGACCGATCACCACCAGCTGGGTCAATTGCAAGGGCGAGGGAGCGTGCCGCTGCTGGGTTACCGGGACAGGAAAGGTCGCCACCAAGGTCAAGGCGAGGGCCAGCTGATGAGGAACCGCAAATCTCAAGACCATCGAGACCACAAGCACCACCAGGACTACAGACGAAGGATGGGAATATCGGCGTGGCGATCTCCCGCCCGACACAGGTTCCACAGTGGCCCCTGGCAGGCGGTCCTATTATAGCTCCCTCGAGTGCCAGCGGTGAACCGTATCGACCACCGCCGGGCAAGTCGCAGCCGCCGCAACGACCTCCACGTCCGAGCCGAGTGCCCTCGATATTGGACGGCTCCAAGGTGCAGGATCCCACGCCGGTATTCCAGTATCGCCCGCGACCCGGAAGAGAACCCTCGGGCCAGGAGTTGCTACCCGTGCCAGAAACGCCGTTCTCGGTGTCCCGAGCATCAACACAATCTTCAATAGTGTCAATACCTGACTTCCCCATCCCAGCCCAGATTCCACCAGGACCACCGAGACGAAGCGTCAACCTCGGACCGCCGCCCTCTGCGCGACGTGGTGTTTCGTCTTTCTACTCCAATGTGTCATATGTTTCACCTATTCCCGAAGAGAGCCCTCGCTCTCGATCACATACATCTTTTGCCTCGAGCGCTGCGATACCTGATGGCTGGGACACACCATCACCCGGACCCAGTCCTCAGTACCCGGAAGCCTTTTACGACGACACTATCCTGGAGGAGGCCGGTCCTTttagtgatgaggaggagagtcGGTTGGTACGAAACGCTAGTGTCGGAAAACGAGCGAAGCCAACTCTCGTGGGAACCGTAGTGGCTCCTGGCCCGCAACAGGAAGATCAAAACAGGAGGCCGGAGCCAAGGCCACTGCAAGGCGGGCCATTTGACGAGGGTACAGGTTACGTGGACTACTCGAGTTCTTCCAGCACGATTCCAGCTTCAGCGAGGTTGCCTATCGGCGCGGCAGTCACTCGGGATTCTGTGATCAACGCCTTGTCCTCGGCAAGTGCGGATGATCCGTCGACCACACCGGCACAGCGAGAAGAAAAAACACCATCTCCACAAGAAACTCTAGAACCTAGACAATACAGCCGGCTGTCGGCCATTCGAAGACCGCCACGGTTGGATATGGATGCTGTACGAAAGGCCGAGGCGAGAGGGAGCTTGACGAGTTTGCCAGAATTGATCAGACGGGCGACGAAACTAGCTGCGAGTTTGGAAAAGGGCAAGAGACCGGCGAGTCGGTTCGATGACCTGGACTATTCGGGTTCGGAGGGATATGGAG TTCGCAATGAGAAGCATCAATCCGGGCTCTCAGACATGCTCGCAGccttcccaccacccgcccAACCAGGAGCAAGCAGCAGCCGTCGCAGTATCCGCAACAGCATACGAGACCATGTTCAGTCATGGCCATTGCCGATGAACACACgctccaacaacacatcTCGGGAAGCCAACGGCCCTGACAGCGACCCTGACAATCCGGACAAGAAGCAGAACCGCCGGTGCTGTGGGCTCCCTCTTTGGGGGTTTATCGTGGTAATGGTTGTCATTCTGGTCATCATGGCCGCCGCTATCATTATCCCGATCGAGTTCTTCGTCATCCGCAGGCAAAACAACGGCAACGACGCCCAAGCCTCGATACAACAATGTCAAGAGCAGTTGACATGCGCCAACGGGGGCACCAACGTCGTCAACGACGGAATTTGCTCCTGCATCTGCACCGGCGGCTTCACCGGCTTCGACTGCACCACCGCCCCATCACCAGGCTGCACCACCTTTACTCTCTCCAGCCCGGAGAACATGTCCAATGTTACCGTAGGGGACGCCATCCCACGACTTATCCAGCAAGCCCAGAGTAATTTTTCCATTCCGTTAGATGGGGAGCAGGTCATCGCCAAGCTTAACTCGGCCAACATGTCCTGCACGGCGACCAACGCCCTGGTGACCTTTGACGGCAGTGCCGTCCGCCAAAGCAGTGCGGCTGCTCTGGCGCAGGTTAATGATGTCAACGTCAACGCGGTGGTGATCGATGGGGTGTTTTGGACTACGATTACAATTCTCGCAGGGCagttcaccaccatcacgatTGATGCTCAGAATCCCTTGGGGACTCCCACCGGTACCGTCCGGCAGGGGGGATCTACGGTGTTATCAACGGGGACGGGAACGTCAATAAGACCAACACTGACAGTCACACCAACTGTCACCCGGACGGTTACCACGACGATCCCGCTGAGTTCAGGGCAGACAACGGTGCCTACGCCGACGCCGACGCCGGGGTTCAAGGTCACGGAGGATGTGCTGGATTttgcgagggtggtggtgctgtttgtgctgcaggaggagagcttgaggggggcggagggggtgcaGATTGCGTTGCAGAATTTGTTTAGCAGGACTAGCCCGGTCGTGagcgtggaggaggcgaggaacgtgactgttggaggggggtggagtgTGGATCTGGTGGATTGGAGGGTTGATCttgggaaaggggtggtAGGGGGGACGCATGAGGATGGATAa
- the cms1 gene encoding Protein cms1 (COG:S; EggNog:ENOG503P1I7; BUSCO:EOG09264KTU), giving the protein MAPEVQSKKRKIDDEGVLVKKAKKKQKKQREDEADLDVEAGLNKAFARMDGQLLADHIAQKTSRFGTELSHIELSDLYISANAIKDITSYEKPRNLENLPDFLEKFSAEPEKLNNASKTCGAPHTLVVSAAGLRAADTVRALRTFQKKGNTVAKLFAKHFKVEEQVAFLQKNRSGMAVGTPQRLVDLIENGALATSHLKRIIVDASHIDQKKRGIVDMRETLMPLVRLLSRKELKDKYTDPDHPIDLIFY; this is encoded by the exons ATGGCGCCCGAGGTAcagagcaagaagaggaagatcgACGACGAGGGTGTACTCGTcaagaaggcaaagaagaaacAGAAGAAGCAGCgtgaggatgaggccgaCCTGGATGTCGAGGCTGGTCTGAACAAGGCGTTCGCTCGGATGGACGGCCAGCTCCTGGCTGATCACATTGCTCAAAAGACGTCTCGTTTTGGCACAGAGCTCAGTCACATTGAGCTTTCAGATCTTTACATTTCGG CCAACGCCATCAAAGACATCACTTCGTATGAGAAGCCGAGAAATCTCGAAAACCTACCAGATTTCCTGGAGAAGTTTTCAGCTGAGCCTGAGAAGCTCAACAATGCATCCAAGACGTGTGGTGCGCCGCATACACTAGTTGTCTCGGCTGCCGGTCTCCGAGCCGCTGATACTGTCAG AGCACTCAGGACGTTTCAAAAGAAGGGCAACACAGTCGCCAAGCTG TTTGCCAAGCATTTCAAGGTAGAAGAACAGGTCGCCTTTCTCCAAAAGAACCGCAGTGGCATGGCGGTTGGCACGCCTCAGCGCCTGGTTGATCTCATCGAGAATG GGGCGCTCGCTACTTCACATCTCAAAAGAATAATTGTTGATGCTTCACATATTGACCAGAAGAAGCGGGGGATTGTGGACATGAGGGAGACTTTGATGCCGCTTGTGAGGCTTCTGTCGAggaaggagctcaaggacaAGTATACGGATCCCGACCACCCGATCGATCTCATCTTCTACTAA